Proteins encoded in a region of the Zea mays cultivar B73 chromosome 4, Zm-B73-REFERENCE-NAM-5.0, whole genome shotgun sequence genome:
- the LOC103654795 gene encoding probable serine/threonine-protein kinase SIS8 isoform X2: MSRMKHLLRKLHLAGGPAGAGAGGAAPDHHRSRHRRSGHPTPPPPGAAVAAPEPPQPAVTPAAAVSIAPAVEEPRGLEAEAATTRLEEDYQVRLALAISASDHAGLVDADSVQIRAAELISLGAGAGSGHDRSPAEALSARYWNHSVVNYDEQLPDGFYDVCGAQLHPGFQAKFPSLEYLRAVPLGRDAPFLAILVDREHDPALKRLEDRAAQIAAQTRAGHGGAASAELAQKIVGLIVNAMGGLVEDADGMNREWSIKSHELSLQLNSVVLPLGSLRVGLSRHRSLLFKVLADRVNLPCKLLKGICYTGTDEGAVNLVKVDFDSMEYIIDLMGAPGTLIPSDISGSQFQDSNNSQLSSDAIEESVAELCLALEQINGGYENKNTIGGCSSGHSSILALTSSHLGDLSQTELKQNVVSEKKNDGDISEHVKVDDVSKYIVPEVVDPQFAQNLHDLLLESGALLPSDLLSDQNNHDIHEKESTGWLLVAQTTQNLPNAFVAKDSSSPDEDEQPRAENTEAAIRDLDLHGHTASVISNEDQMVAGSLVNMSGSSNGNLDTLSWSSVKTISSVIDDIAEYEIPWEDLDIGERIGLGSFGEVYRADWNGTEVAVKKFLDQDLSGVSLEQFKCEVRIMSRLRHPNVVLFLGYVTQSPNLSILTEYLPRGSLYRLLHRPNSRIDEVRRLKMAFDVAKGMNYLHSSHPTIVHRDLKSPNLLVDKNWVVKVSDFGMSRLKHHTFLSSKSTAGTAYA; the protein is encoded by the exons ATGTCCCGCATGAAACACCTGCTACGCAAGCTCCACCTCGCCGGGGGccccgccggggccggggccgggggcgcggcGCCCGACCACCACCGCTCGAGGCACCGCCGCTCGGGGCAtccgacgccgccgccgccgggggcgGCGGTAGCGGCCCCCGAGCCGCCGCAACCGGCGGTTACTCCTGCCGCGGCTGTGTCGATCGCCCCCGCGGTGGAGGAGCCTAGAGGCCTCGAGGCGGAGGCGGCCACGACGCGGCTGGAAGAGGACTACCAGGTGCGCCTCGCGCTCGCCATCTCCGCGTCCGACCACGCGGGGCTCGTCGACGCGGACTCCGTCCAGATCCGCGCGGCAGAGCTCATCAGCCTCGGGGCCGGCGCGGGGTCCGGACACGACCGGAGCCCCGCGGAGGCCCTCTCCGCGAGGTACTGGAACCACAGCGTAGTCAACTACGACGAGCAGCTCCCCGATGGCTTCTACGACGTCTGTGGCGCGCAGCTGCATCCCGGATTCCAGGCCAAATTCCCCTCGCTCGAATACCTCAGGGCTGTCCCGCTTGGGCGTGATGCCCCGTTCCTGGCCATTTTGGTGGATCGGGAGCACGACCCTGCCCTAAAACGACTGGAAGATAGGGCTGCACAGATTGCTGCGCAGACTAGGGCAGGACATGGTGGTGCTGCTTCAGCTGAGCTTGCGCAGAAGATTGTGGGTCTCATTGTTAATGCGATGGGCGGTCTGGTTGAGGATGCTGATGGTATGAACAGGGAGTGGAGCATCAAGAGCCACGAGCTCTCTCTCCAGCTAAACAGTGTCGTTCTTCCACTTGGCTCGCTTCGGGTTGGGCTGTCGCGGCACAGATCACTGCTATTTAAG GTACTTGCTGACCGAGTTAACCTACCATGTAAGCTTCTGAAAGGAATATGTTATACCGGGACAGATGAAGGAGCTGTTAACTTGGTCAAAGTTGATTTTGACAG CATGGAATATATTATTGATTTGATGGGAGCTCCAGGCACCTTAATCCCTTCAGACATTTCTGGGAGTCAGTTTCAGGACTCCAACAATAGCCAATTGAGCAGTGATGCCATTGAAGAGAGTGTAGCAGAATTGTGCTTAGCCCTTGAGCAGATTAATGGTGGATATGAGAACAAAAATACTATTGGAGGATGCTCATCTGGTCACAGTTCTATTTTAGCGCTCACGAGTTCACACCTGGGAGATTTATCTCAGACAGAACTTAAACAAAATGTTGTTTCTGAGAAAAAAAATGATGGGGATATTTCTGAGCATGTTAAGGTCGAtgatgtttccaagtatattgtgCCTGAAGTAGTGGACCCACAGTTTGCACAAAATTTGCATGACTTACTTTTGGAGAGTGGTGCATTGCTACCCTCGGATTTATTATCTGATCAAAATAATCATGACATTCACGAGAAAGAGAGTACAGGATGGTTATTAGTTGCTCAAACAACACAAAATTTGCCAAATGCTTTTGTAGCTAAAGATTCGTCATCGCCTGATGAAGATGAACAACCCCGTGCAGAAAATACAGAAGCAGCCATCAGAGATTTGGATTTGCATGGTCATACTGCTAGTGTTATTTCCAATGAGGATCAAATGGTTGCTGGTTCTTTGGTGAACATGTCAGGAAGTAGCAATGGAAATTTGGACACGTTGAGTTGGTCTAGTGTAAAAACGATCAGCTCTGTTATAGATGATATCGCTGAATACGAAATACCATGGGAAGATCTTGATATTGGAGAACGTATTGGTTTAG GATCATTTGGGGAAGTTTATCGTGCAGACTGGAATGGCACG GAGGTTGCAGTGAAGAAATTTCTTGACCAGGATTTATCAGGTGTTTCACTAGAGCAATTTAAATGTGAA GTGAGAATCATGTCAAGGCTAAGGCATCCCAATGTTGTTCTTTTCTTGGGATATGTGACACAATCGCCTAATCTCTCTATATTAACTGAGTACCTCCCAAG GGGGAGCCTATATCGTCTGTTGCATAGGCCAAATAGTCGAATTGATGAAGTACGGAGGCTAAAAATGGCATTCGATGTG GCAAAAGGGATGAACTACCTGCACTCTAGCCATCCTACCATTGTTCACCGTGACCTGAAATCCCCCAATCTTTTAGTGGATAAAAATTGGGTTGTTAAG GTGTCTGACTTTGGCATGTCCAGGTTGAAACATCATACTTTTCTTTCCTCTAAGTCAACTGCTGGAACA GCATATGCATAG
- the LOC103654795 gene encoding probable serine/threonine-protein kinase SIS8 isoform X1, whose product MSRMKHLLRKLHLAGGPAGAGAGGAAPDHHRSRHRRSGHPTPPPPGAAVAAPEPPQPAVTPAAAVSIAPAVEEPRGLEAEAATTRLEEDYQVRLALAISASDHAGLVDADSVQIRAAELISLGAGAGSGHDRSPAEALSARYWNHSVVNYDEQLPDGFYDVCGAQLHPGFQAKFPSLEYLRAVPLGRDAPFLAILVDREHDPALKRLEDRAAQIAAQTRAGHGGAASAELAQKIVGLIVNAMGGLVEDADGMNREWSIKSHELSLQLNSVVLPLGSLRVGLSRHRSLLFKVLADRVNLPCKLLKGICYTGTDEGAVNLVKVDFDSMEYIIDLMGAPGTLIPSDISGSQFQDSNNSQLSSDAIEESVAELCLALEQINGGYENKNTIGGCSSGHSSILALTSSHLGDLSQTELKQNVVSEKKNDGDISEHVKVDDVSKYIVPEVVDPQFAQNLHDLLLESGALLPSDLLSDQNNHDIHEKESTGWLLVAQTTQNLPNAFVAKDSSSPDEDEQPRAENTEAAIRDLDLHGHTASVISNEDQMVAGSLVNMSGSSNGNLDTLSWSSVKTISSVIDDIAEYEIPWEDLDIGERIGLGSFGEVYRADWNGTEVAVKKFLDQDLSGVSLEQFKCEVRIMSRLRHPNVVLFLGYVTQSPNLSILTEYLPRGSLYRLLHRPNSRIDEVRRLKMAFDVAKGMNYLHSSHPTIVHRDLKSPNLLVDKNWVVKVSDFGMSRLKHHTFLSSKSTAGTPEWMAPEVLRNEPSNEKCDVYSFGVILWELATMRVPWSGLNPMQVVGAVGFQNRRLEIPKDVDPQVASIISSCWDSDPSKRPSFSQLLSPLKQLQHLVVTESC is encoded by the exons ATGTCCCGCATGAAACACCTGCTACGCAAGCTCCACCTCGCCGGGGGccccgccggggccggggccgggggcgcggcGCCCGACCACCACCGCTCGAGGCACCGCCGCTCGGGGCAtccgacgccgccgccgccgggggcgGCGGTAGCGGCCCCCGAGCCGCCGCAACCGGCGGTTACTCCTGCCGCGGCTGTGTCGATCGCCCCCGCGGTGGAGGAGCCTAGAGGCCTCGAGGCGGAGGCGGCCACGACGCGGCTGGAAGAGGACTACCAGGTGCGCCTCGCGCTCGCCATCTCCGCGTCCGACCACGCGGGGCTCGTCGACGCGGACTCCGTCCAGATCCGCGCGGCAGAGCTCATCAGCCTCGGGGCCGGCGCGGGGTCCGGACACGACCGGAGCCCCGCGGAGGCCCTCTCCGCGAGGTACTGGAACCACAGCGTAGTCAACTACGACGAGCAGCTCCCCGATGGCTTCTACGACGTCTGTGGCGCGCAGCTGCATCCCGGATTCCAGGCCAAATTCCCCTCGCTCGAATACCTCAGGGCTGTCCCGCTTGGGCGTGATGCCCCGTTCCTGGCCATTTTGGTGGATCGGGAGCACGACCCTGCCCTAAAACGACTGGAAGATAGGGCTGCACAGATTGCTGCGCAGACTAGGGCAGGACATGGTGGTGCTGCTTCAGCTGAGCTTGCGCAGAAGATTGTGGGTCTCATTGTTAATGCGATGGGCGGTCTGGTTGAGGATGCTGATGGTATGAACAGGGAGTGGAGCATCAAGAGCCACGAGCTCTCTCTCCAGCTAAACAGTGTCGTTCTTCCACTTGGCTCGCTTCGGGTTGGGCTGTCGCGGCACAGATCACTGCTATTTAAG GTACTTGCTGACCGAGTTAACCTACCATGTAAGCTTCTGAAAGGAATATGTTATACCGGGACAGATGAAGGAGCTGTTAACTTGGTCAAAGTTGATTTTGACAG CATGGAATATATTATTGATTTGATGGGAGCTCCAGGCACCTTAATCCCTTCAGACATTTCTGGGAGTCAGTTTCAGGACTCCAACAATAGCCAATTGAGCAGTGATGCCATTGAAGAGAGTGTAGCAGAATTGTGCTTAGCCCTTGAGCAGATTAATGGTGGATATGAGAACAAAAATACTATTGGAGGATGCTCATCTGGTCACAGTTCTATTTTAGCGCTCACGAGTTCACACCTGGGAGATTTATCTCAGACAGAACTTAAACAAAATGTTGTTTCTGAGAAAAAAAATGATGGGGATATTTCTGAGCATGTTAAGGTCGAtgatgtttccaagtatattgtgCCTGAAGTAGTGGACCCACAGTTTGCACAAAATTTGCATGACTTACTTTTGGAGAGTGGTGCATTGCTACCCTCGGATTTATTATCTGATCAAAATAATCATGACATTCACGAGAAAGAGAGTACAGGATGGTTATTAGTTGCTCAAACAACACAAAATTTGCCAAATGCTTTTGTAGCTAAAGATTCGTCATCGCCTGATGAAGATGAACAACCCCGTGCAGAAAATACAGAAGCAGCCATCAGAGATTTGGATTTGCATGGTCATACTGCTAGTGTTATTTCCAATGAGGATCAAATGGTTGCTGGTTCTTTGGTGAACATGTCAGGAAGTAGCAATGGAAATTTGGACACGTTGAGTTGGTCTAGTGTAAAAACGATCAGCTCTGTTATAGATGATATCGCTGAATACGAAATACCATGGGAAGATCTTGATATTGGAGAACGTATTGGTTTAG GATCATTTGGGGAAGTTTATCGTGCAGACTGGAATGGCACG GAGGTTGCAGTGAAGAAATTTCTTGACCAGGATTTATCAGGTGTTTCACTAGAGCAATTTAAATGTGAA GTGAGAATCATGTCAAGGCTAAGGCATCCCAATGTTGTTCTTTTCTTGGGATATGTGACACAATCGCCTAATCTCTCTATATTAACTGAGTACCTCCCAAG GGGGAGCCTATATCGTCTGTTGCATAGGCCAAATAGTCGAATTGATGAAGTACGGAGGCTAAAAATGGCATTCGATGTG GCAAAAGGGATGAACTACCTGCACTCTAGCCATCCTACCATTGTTCACCGTGACCTGAAATCCCCCAATCTTTTAGTGGATAAAAATTGGGTTGTTAAG GTGTCTGACTTTGGCATGTCCAGGTTGAAACATCATACTTTTCTTTCCTCTAAGTCAACTGCTGGAACA CCAGAGTGGATGGCACCTGAGGTACTACGAAATGAACCATCTAATGAGAA GTGTGATGTCTACAGCTTTGGAGTAATCCTGTGGGAACTAGCAACTATGCGTGTGCCATGGAGTGGGTTGAATCCAATGCAAGTTGTAGGAGCAGTTGGATTCCAGAACAGGCGACTAGAGATCCCCAAGGATGTGGATCCACAGGTGGCTAGCATAATATCttcatgttgggatag CGATCCGAGCAAAAGGCCGTCGTTCTCCCAGCTCTTGTCCCCTCTAAAGCAACTACAACATTTAGTTGTTACAGAAAGCTGCTGA